The following are encoded in a window of Telmatobacter sp. DSM 110680 genomic DNA:
- a CDS encoding ABC transporter permease: protein MMLWWNRLVAGFTALVSKRRKRTELDEELQAYLETAAEAKMRDGMSETEAWKRARAEMGSIESVKSKVSVVGWESWIESSLWDIRYGMRQLFRNPGFTAVALLTLALGIGANTAVFTLVYGIILKQLPVSYPEQLYRIGEGESYCCEWGGLQGSWGTFDYPFYKHVRDTDDSFAQLAAFSGNDPTFNTRRPESATAAQTIDGEYVSGNYFSTLGISAAQGRLISAFDDRENSEPVAVMGYRAWQNLYGADPSIVGSKLLINELPVTIVGIAPPDFFGARLAQSPPEMWIPLAQQPAFEGNGKKSLFYSSGDAWLYVIGRLQPGRSPVAVQKRLTGELQQWLRTERELGQDDLTKLAQQHIELTHGGNGVSPFRSNSKQGLLLLSSAAILVLLIACANLANLLLVRSSARRHQTALCLSLGASRGRLMRALLTESLLLSLLGGAIGVLVAFGVARGVLLIVFRGATLVPVSAAPSLPVLCFAFLLSLLTCIAGSLVPAWIGTQADPVQGLHGANRSHVGHNSRSQKVLVVIQAAVSVVLLAVAGLVSESLMHLEKANLGFQPQGRLIASISFKAAAYTPDRLPALYQRIQDRMEQMPGVVSASLSLNAPQKFCCVNLNIAIAGRNEKWISDEDTIFTRVTPHYFETIGTPIVMGRAFNSSDTQDSPHVAVVDEAFVHRFFAGQDPIGQHFGLSLEGHSSDFEIIGIAKDAKYRNPASAQNPIFFLPYSQTTSYAASGYQRLESGTLYAQLIEMRVNGNPAAYRDTVRKVLAETDPKLAPINIDTYVDQVAGQFNQERLIARLTSLFGMLALLLASIGLYGVTAYNVARRTGEIGIRMALGADRADVTGMVLKSAFLQTGLGLCLGVPLAVLCSRLLQHQLYQVSRFDPLVLGGATLVLALCAIVAAVVPARRAASVDPNSALRIE, encoded by the coding sequence ATGATGCTCTGGTGGAATCGACTGGTGGCTGGATTTACCGCGCTCGTTTCGAAGCGGCGCAAAAGAACTGAACTGGATGAGGAACTGCAAGCTTACCTCGAGACCGCGGCCGAAGCGAAGATGCGCGATGGCATGTCCGAGACCGAAGCATGGAAGCGCGCGCGTGCTGAAATGGGTAGCATCGAGAGTGTCAAAAGCAAGGTTAGTGTCGTTGGATGGGAGAGTTGGATCGAATCATCCTTGTGGGATATTCGCTATGGAATGCGGCAACTCTTTCGCAATCCAGGCTTCACGGCAGTCGCACTGTTGACGCTCGCGCTTGGTATCGGCGCCAATACCGCGGTCTTCACGCTGGTTTATGGCATCATTCTCAAGCAGCTCCCCGTTTCCTATCCGGAGCAGTTGTATCGAATCGGGGAAGGCGAATCCTATTGCTGCGAGTGGGGTGGATTACAGGGTTCATGGGGAACATTCGACTACCCGTTTTATAAGCACGTGCGTGATACAGACGATTCGTTCGCACAGCTTGCGGCATTCTCCGGTAATGATCCCACATTCAACACGCGGCGACCGGAATCAGCAACCGCCGCTCAAACCATCGACGGAGAATATGTTTCCGGAAACTACTTCTCTACGTTGGGAATAAGCGCCGCGCAGGGGCGACTGATCTCGGCATTTGACGACCGCGAGAATTCCGAGCCTGTCGCTGTGATGGGCTATCGAGCCTGGCAGAATCTGTATGGAGCTGATCCCTCGATCGTGGGATCAAAGCTGCTGATCAACGAACTGCCGGTGACAATCGTGGGTATCGCTCCGCCAGATTTTTTCGGTGCGCGACTGGCGCAGAGCCCTCCCGAAATGTGGATCCCGCTAGCCCAGCAGCCAGCGTTTGAGGGCAACGGCAAAAAGTCTCTCTTCTATTCATCCGGAGATGCATGGCTCTACGTCATCGGGCGACTCCAGCCCGGACGATCTCCGGTCGCGGTTCAGAAGAGACTTACAGGCGAATTGCAACAATGGCTGCGCACGGAAAGGGAGCTTGGCCAGGATGATCTCACTAAGCTTGCACAGCAGCACATTGAACTGACACATGGCGGAAACGGAGTGTCCCCGTTCCGCAGCAATTCGAAACAAGGACTTCTGCTGCTTTCGTCCGCGGCCATCCTTGTGCTCCTGATAGCCTGTGCAAACCTCGCCAATCTTCTACTGGTCAGAAGTTCCGCGCGAAGGCATCAGACCGCGCTCTGTCTCTCTTTGGGAGCTTCGCGAGGCCGACTGATGCGCGCTCTGCTTACCGAGAGCCTCCTGCTGTCCCTGCTCGGCGGAGCCATCGGTGTGCTGGTGGCCTTTGGTGTGGCTCGTGGCGTCCTGCTGATCGTGTTTCGTGGAGCAACTCTGGTTCCTGTGAGTGCCGCACCTTCTCTTCCGGTACTGTGTTTTGCCTTCTTGCTGTCGTTGTTGACATGTATTGCAGGCTCTCTCGTGCCGGCATGGATCGGCACACAGGCTGACCCGGTCCAGGGACTACACGGTGCTAACCGATCGCACGTCGGCCACAATTCGCGATCGCAGAAGGTACTGGTCGTGATACAGGCCGCGGTTTCCGTGGTGCTACTCGCGGTTGCCGGACTCGTGAGCGAAAGTTTGATGCACCTTGAGAAAGCCAATCTTGGGTTCCAGCCGCAAGGACGGCTCATTGCCTCGATCAGTTTCAAGGCGGCTGCATACACTCCCGATCGGTTGCCAGCTCTCTATCAGAGAATCCAGGATCGAATGGAGCAGATGCCCGGCGTAGTCAGCGCGAGCTTGTCGCTCAATGCACCGCAGAAGTTTTGCTGCGTCAATCTGAACATCGCCATTGCCGGACGCAACGAGAAGTGGATCAGCGACGAAGACACGATCTTCACCCGCGTGACTCCGCATTATTTTGAAACCATCGGAACGCCGATCGTGATGGGCCGCGCGTTCAACAGCAGTGACACGCAAGATTCGCCGCACGTTGCAGTTGTTGATGAGGCTTTTGTCCATCGCTTTTTCGCAGGCCAAGATCCCATCGGGCAGCACTTCGGCCTGAGTCTCGAGGGCCACAGCTCAGATTTCGAAATCATTGGCATAGCAAAAGACGCGAAGTATCGAAATCCGGCTTCTGCTCAAAATCCAATCTTCTTTCTGCCTTATTCGCAAACCACCTCTTATGCCGCGTCCGGTTATCAGCGCTTGGAATCAGGAACCTTGTATGCGCAGCTTATCGAGATGCGAGTGAATGGTAATCCCGCTGCATATCGAGACACCGTGCGCAAAGTACTGGCCGAGACTGACCCAAAGCTCGCTCCAATCAACATCGACACCTACGTTGACCAGGTCGCGGGCCAGTTCAACCAGGAGCGCCTGATTGCGCGGCTCACAAGTCTCTTCGGAATGCTGGCTCTGCTTCTGGCCTCCATTGGGCTGTACGGAGTAACAGCCTATAATGTCGCCCGCCGCACCGGCGAAATCGGAATCCGCATGGCGCTCGGCGCCGATCGCGCGGATGTGACGGGAATGGTGCTGAAAAGCGCGTTCCTGCAGACCGGACTAGGACTATGTCTCGGCGTCCCGCTCGCCGTACTCTGTAGCCGATTACTCCAGCACCAGCTCTACCAGGTGAGCAGGTTCGATCCACTGGTACTCGGTGGAGCGACGCTCGTGCTGGCATTGTGCGCCATTGTCGCCGCGGTCGTGCCAGCCCGCCGCGCCGCATCCGTGGACCCGAACAGCGCATTGAGAATCGAATAG
- a CDS encoding APC family permease, translated as MRLLPLVAATYFMVSGGPYGIEDILGGAGFARAIVILLLLPILWSLPTALMIGELASALPAEGGFYVWVRRALGSFWGFQEGWLSLSASVFDMAIYPAIFVLYLGKFNPGLTSGWHGYAWSLAVVVFCCSWNLRGAPAVGEGSIGLFALLLAPFAVFLALGLWRGFTLHPTVHWGHSGSQAALSTAVLVAMWNYMGWDNASTVAQEVENPQRNYPRAMIFAAILAAVTYILPLLAMALAGLSVDSFSTGDWMSAARAIGGPLLGLAVVAGGAICGIGMFNALMMSYTRLPMAMAEDGMLPRFVAKRNSRNVPWVSVLLCGLAWALALNLKFERLISIDLILYGSSLLLEFVALVVLRVREPELARPFKAGNLAFAFSLGIGPAALIGYALYASRAEEISVGHSTVSSLVLAVTVGLLGPIAYWLAASRLVRRRLAAASATD; from the coding sequence ATGCGCTTGCTGCCGCTCGTCGCCGCCACTTACTTCATGGTGTCGGGAGGACCATACGGCATTGAGGACATTCTCGGCGGCGCAGGATTTGCGCGCGCTATCGTGATCCTGCTGCTGCTGCCGATCCTCTGGTCGCTGCCCACAGCTCTCATGATCGGAGAACTCGCGAGCGCTCTCCCGGCTGAAGGTGGTTTTTACGTTTGGGTACGCCGTGCTCTTGGGTCGTTCTGGGGATTTCAGGAAGGCTGGCTCTCGCTTTCGGCCAGTGTCTTTGACATGGCCATCTATCCAGCGATCTTTGTTCTCTATCTTGGTAAATTCAACCCGGGGCTGACATCCGGCTGGCACGGTTATGCGTGGTCGCTGGCAGTGGTGGTCTTCTGTTGCTCGTGGAACCTTCGTGGCGCGCCCGCCGTCGGGGAAGGTTCGATTGGCTTATTCGCCCTCCTGCTCGCTCCATTTGCCGTCTTTCTCGCCCTTGGACTGTGGCGCGGATTTACGCTCCATCCCACCGTGCATTGGGGGCACAGTGGCTCTCAAGCCGCGCTTTCAACCGCTGTGCTTGTGGCGATGTGGAACTACATGGGCTGGGACAACGCTTCAACCGTTGCCCAGGAGGTAGAGAATCCGCAGCGAAATTATCCGCGGGCGATGATTTTCGCCGCCATTCTTGCAGCCGTAACCTACATCCTGCCGCTTCTGGCCATGGCATTGGCGGGCCTGTCGGTCGACAGTTTCTCAACCGGCGATTGGATGTCAGCGGCCAGAGCAATCGGAGGCCCGCTTCTCGGCCTGGCCGTTGTCGCCGGTGGCGCCATCTGCGGAATCGGAATGTTTAACGCCCTGATGATGAGCTATACGCGCCTGCCGATGGCCATGGCAGAAGACGGCATGCTTCCGCGCTTTGTGGCCAAACGCAACAGCCGCAACGTTCCCTGGGTGAGCGTTCTTCTCTGCGGACTGGCATGGGCCCTTGCGCTGAATCTCAAGTTTGAGCGGCTCATCTCGATCGATCTCATTCTCTACGGGTCAAGCTTGCTGCTGGAGTTTGTGGCTCTCGTTGTGCTGCGTGTTCGCGAACCGGAACTTGCTCGCCCCTTCAAAGCCGGTAATCTGGCGTTCGCCTTTTCACTGGGAATCGGCCCGGCTGCTCTCATCGGCTATGCGCTCTACGCATCCCGCGCGGAAGAGATATCTGTCGGGCACAGTACAGTCTCTTCACTCGTCCTGGCAGTCACGGTTGGATTGCTCGGCCCCATTGCGTACTGGCTTGCCGCCTCCCGCCTGGTGCGACGACGCCTTGCCGCTGCCTCCGCCACTGACTAA
- a CDS encoding inorganic diphosphatase → MINYLELPIGDRSPEVFRAVIEIPKDGTNKFEYDKELHVFKLDRNLHSPVHYPGDYGFIPSTLSDDGDPLDVLVLVPGPSFPGCVQEVRPIGLLEMMDQGVLDEKVLAVGKNNPRYTNVWNYTDIYPHMLKEITHFFSIYKDLEGKRVEIKGWHDAAYARDRVVRATKLFQDGKPKPIAMKQRVAK, encoded by the coding sequence ATGATTAATTATTTGGAGCTGCCGATTGGCGATCGTTCGCCCGAGGTGTTTCGAGCGGTGATCGAGATCCCCAAAGACGGAACCAACAAGTTTGAATATGACAAGGAATTGCACGTCTTCAAGTTGGACCGCAACCTGCACTCGCCCGTTCACTATCCCGGAGACTATGGGTTCATACCCTCGACCCTGAGCGATGACGGCGATCCACTGGATGTGCTTGTACTGGTGCCGGGACCAAGTTTTCCTGGGTGCGTCCAGGAAGTGAGGCCAATCGGTCTGCTGGAGATGATGGACCAGGGCGTATTGGATGAGAAGGTATTGGCGGTAGGAAAGAACAATCCGCGTTATACAAATGTCTGGAATTACACGGATATTTACCCACACATGCTGAAAGAGATTACGCACTTTTTCTCGATATATAAGGATCTGGAAGGCAAGCGGGTAGAGATCAAGGGCTGGCATGATGCGGCGTATGCGCGCGATCGCGTGGTAAGGGCGACGAAACTGTTCCAGGATGGAAAGCCCAAGCCGATCGCGATGAAGCAAAGGGTTGCGAAGTAA
- the purS gene encoding phosphoribosylformylglycinamidine synthase subunit PurS, whose translation MKAHVYVTLKTSVLDPQGQTIHNALRKIGFNEVAAVRQGKYFALSLADGLEPQAARTQVERIAREVLTNPVIEEFTYRIEE comes from the coding sequence ATGAAGGCGCATGTCTACGTTACGTTAAAGACATCGGTCCTCGATCCTCAGGGCCAAACCATCCACAACGCACTGCGCAAGATTGGATTCAACGAGGTTGCCGCCGTCCGGCAGGGCAAGTATTTTGCTTTATCACTTGCAGATGGCCTCGAGCCGCAGGCTGCCCGCACCCAGGTAGAGCGCATCGCCCGCGAAGTTCTGACCAACCCAGTGATCGAAGAGTTCACATACCGCATAGAGGAATAA
- the glmS gene encoding glutamine--fructose-6-phosphate transaminase (isomerizing) — MCGIVGYVGRKKVVPVIIEGLRRLEYRGYDSAGIAVGSPNTALLEVCRAPGKLGNLEEVLREHPLDGTFGIGHTRWATHGRPTEENAHPHRDCSGRIVVVHNGIVENYLDLKRELTAQGHKFVTETDTEIIAHLIEQIQNEAAAAGTPILLEDAVRRAVKRLTGAFALGILSSAEPDKIIAARSGPPVVIGVGEGEYFVASDVPGILHHTRNIYFLADGDMAILTLDGVKLTDFNGKPIERELQRIQWDPIQAEKGGYKHFMLKEIWEQPRAIRDTTLGRVSLDSGSIFLGEMDIEDDELAGASSINIAACGTSWHSALAGKYMIERLARMPVDVDYASEYRYRNPIPDRNALGLLITQSGETADTLAAQREMISLGSKTVAICNVVGSMVAREAHGAIYTHAGPEIGVASTKAFTAQLTALFLLAVKLGQLRGRLNKERSVQLIEELSRVPAKIEEVLKSSSPQCEHLAASFSNARDFLYLGRGIHFPIALEGALKLKEISYIHAEGYPAGEMKHGPNALIDETLPVVVLATRDEADPASKLRYEKTLSNIQEVTARSGRVIAIATEGDTTLAGLVEHVILVPPVFELLSPLIEIVPLQLLAYYIAVRRGCDVDQPRNLAKSVTVE; from the coding sequence ATGTGCGGAATCGTCGGTTACGTCGGCCGTAAGAAGGTTGTCCCCGTCATCATCGAAGGCCTGCGCCGCCTCGAATATCGAGGCTACGACTCAGCCGGAATCGCTGTCGGAAGCCCCAACACCGCGCTGCTCGAAGTCTGCCGCGCTCCCGGCAAGCTAGGCAACCTGGAAGAAGTCCTGCGCGAGCATCCCCTCGATGGCACCTTCGGCATCGGCCACACCCGCTGGGCCACTCACGGACGACCGACCGAGGAGAATGCCCACCCGCATCGCGACTGCTCTGGCCGCATTGTCGTGGTTCACAACGGCATTGTTGAAAATTACCTCGATCTCAAACGCGAACTCACCGCACAAGGGCACAAGTTCGTAACTGAAACTGACACCGAAATTATCGCTCACCTCATCGAGCAGATTCAGAACGAAGCCGCAGCCGCCGGCACTCCCATCCTTCTTGAAGATGCCGTCCGCCGCGCCGTCAAACGTCTTACGGGAGCCTTCGCTCTCGGTATTCTCTCCTCTGCGGAACCGGACAAAATCATCGCTGCCCGTTCTGGACCTCCGGTCGTCATCGGGGTGGGTGAAGGCGAATACTTTGTAGCCTCCGACGTCCCTGGCATTCTGCACCACACCCGCAACATTTATTTCCTCGCCGACGGCGACATGGCTATCCTTACTCTCGACGGCGTCAAACTTACCGACTTTAACGGCAAGCCCATCGAGCGCGAACTGCAGCGCATCCAGTGGGATCCCATCCAGGCGGAAAAGGGCGGCTACAAGCACTTCATGCTCAAGGAAATCTGGGAGCAGCCGCGCGCCATTCGCGACACCACCCTCGGTCGCGTCTCCCTGGATTCCGGCAGCATCTTCCTCGGCGAAATGGATATCGAAGATGATGAACTCGCGGGCGCCTCCAGTATCAACATCGCCGCCTGCGGGACGAGCTGGCATTCCGCGCTTGCCGGCAAGTACATGATCGAACGTCTCGCGCGTATGCCCGTAGACGTGGACTACGCCAGCGAATACCGCTACCGCAATCCGATTCCCGATCGCAACGCCCTCGGCCTCCTCATCACCCAATCCGGTGAGACCGCCGACACTCTTGCCGCCCAGCGCGAGATGATTAGCCTTGGCTCGAAGACGGTCGCCATCTGCAACGTGGTCGGATCCATGGTTGCCCGCGAAGCTCACGGTGCGATCTACACACATGCCGGCCCCGAAATCGGCGTCGCCTCCACAAAAGCATTCACCGCGCAACTCACCGCCCTCTTCCTGCTCGCGGTGAAGCTAGGCCAGCTCCGCGGTCGACTCAACAAAGAACGCTCAGTTCAACTCATCGAAGAGCTGAGCCGTGTTCCGGCCAAGATCGAAGAAGTCCTAAAGTCCAGTTCCCCCCAGTGCGAGCACCTGGCCGCTAGCTTTTCCAACGCGCGGGACTTTCTTTACCTCGGCCGGGGAATCCATTTCCCGATCGCGCTCGAAGGCGCGCTCAAGCTCAAGGAAATCTCCTACATCCACGCCGAGGGCTATCCAGCGGGTGAAATGAAACACGGCCCCAACGCCCTCATCGACGAGACACTTCCCGTTGTAGTGCTAGCCACCCGCGATGAAGCTGATCCTGCATCAAAGCTTCGCTACGAGAAAACACTCTCCAACATCCAGGAAGTTACCGCGCGCTCGGGCCGCGTCATCGCCATCGCCACCGAAGGCGATACCACACTTGCCGGTCTCGTCGAACACGTAATCCTTGTTCCTCCTGTGTTCGAGCTACTTTCTCCACTGATTGAGATCGTCCCCCTGCAATTGCTTGCCTACTACATCGCCGTCCGCCGGGGCTGCGACGTGGACCAGCCCCGTAACCTCGCTAAGTCGGTCACTGTCGAATAA
- a CDS encoding TetR family transcriptional regulator, protein MTISVSKAEVTRTRILDVALDMFRRQGFESTTMRGIAAEAGVSLGSAYYYFEAKEDLVMAFYERAIEAMIPRMEDALAGSDSFEKRVAAIMEVKFEYFRPNRAFLGALFRHAADPQNRLSPFSDATRSIRERDQAYFARAISSKSGSLKVSNDLAPHLPKMLWLYQMGLILYWIYDRSPQQQRTQKLVTASLSLIVSGLSLARIALLKPLRTKIVELIALAEGEYDHA, encoded by the coding sequence ATGACGATTTCCGTGAGTAAAGCCGAGGTCACCCGCACCCGAATCCTCGACGTGGCACTTGATATGTTTCGCCGCCAGGGATTCGAGTCAACCACGATGCGTGGCATTGCCGCTGAAGCGGGAGTCTCGCTCGGATCGGCATATTACTACTTTGAAGCGAAGGAAGATCTGGTGATGGCGTTTTATGAGCGCGCCATCGAGGCAATGATTCCGCGAATGGAAGATGCGCTGGCCGGTTCAGACAGCTTTGAAAAGCGGGTTGCAGCCATCATGGAGGTCAAGTTCGAGTACTTCCGGCCCAATCGCGCCTTCCTTGGGGCTCTATTTCGGCATGCCGCCGATCCGCAAAATCGTCTTTCACCATTCAGCGATGCTACTCGATCGATCCGTGAACGCGATCAGGCATACTTCGCACGCGCGATCTCCTCCAAATCCGGCAGCCTCAAGGTGTCGAACGATCTAGCGCCCCATCTGCCAAAGATGCTGTGGCTTTATCAGATGGGACTGATCCTTTACTGGATTTACGATCGCTCGCCGCAACAACAGCGAACGCAGAAGTTAGTCACTGCCAGCCTTTCCCTGATCGTGAGCGGTTTAAGCCTGGCGCGCATCGCTCTTCTCAAGCCATTGCGGACAAAGATCGTGGAGCTTATCGCCCTGGCAGAAGGCGAGTATGACCATGCTTGA
- a CDS encoding DoxX-like family protein: MTMLDPKLIRLSIALVWLYQGLWCKVCGGSAAHLAVISNVPFFGPETARIVLIALGICESCIAAWVLSGRCMRQAAVVQTVSLITMNVGGVIWAWRLISDPFGMVFQNFAFLLLIWVLAEKSHAPAHA, encoded by the coding sequence ATGACCATGCTTGATCCCAAGCTCATTCGTCTCTCCATCGCATTGGTCTGGCTGTATCAGGGTCTCTGGTGCAAGGTGTGTGGAGGTTCTGCGGCGCATTTAGCTGTAATCTCCAATGTGCCCTTCTTCGGTCCTGAGACCGCCCGAATCGTTCTAATTGCGCTCGGCATCTGCGAGTCTTGCATAGCTGCCTGGGTTTTGTCAGGACGTTGCATGCGACAGGCCGCGGTTGTGCAAACAGTGTCGCTGATCACCATGAACGTCGGTGGGGTGATCTGGGCGTGGCGTCTTATTTCAGATCCCTTTGGAATGGTCTTCCAGAACTTCGCCTTTCTGCTCCTCATCTGGGTTTTAGCGGAGAAAAGCCATGCTCCAGCTCATGCCTGA
- a CDS encoding DUF3419 family protein produces MLQLMPERVSTPWRRGPFRAQRNGVMFGQMYEDPGIELGAFKSQSRVLCIASAGCTARALAAAGHHVTAVDINPLQLSYASSRAAGAPPQKGRADVMMALGRWLARMGGWTRAKLKDFLNLSDTAQQLAYWDTELETAILRALVDTSLAPQFLRLFYADPFIDAVPIDFGLCLRQRLRSGWAHHSNRSNPYASCLLLGTPLVEPGAPLSPIRFICADAAEFLESCPSSQFDAFTLSNIGDGADPSYLERLHLAITHAAAPDAIVVSRSFSEPKANTICNRADEDRSLLWGVVEVKNI; encoded by the coding sequence ATGCTCCAGCTCATGCCTGAGAGAGTTTCTACACCCTGGCGACGCGGACCCTTCCGTGCTCAGCGCAACGGCGTGATGTTTGGTCAGATGTATGAAGATCCAGGCATTGAGCTAGGTGCATTCAAATCGCAAAGCCGCGTCCTTTGTATAGCCAGTGCAGGGTGCACGGCTCGCGCACTGGCAGCCGCAGGGCACCATGTGACCGCCGTAGACATCAATCCACTACAACTTTCCTATGCGAGTTCGCGCGCAGCCGGTGCACCCCCGCAGAAAGGCAGAGCTGACGTGATGATGGCGCTCGGCCGCTGGCTCGCACGCATGGGCGGTTGGACACGCGCGAAGCTTAAAGATTTTCTCAACCTGTCGGATACAGCGCAACAACTTGCCTACTGGGACACCGAGCTCGAGACGGCAATTCTGCGTGCGCTTGTTGATACTTCGTTGGCTCCGCAATTTCTGCGGCTGTTCTATGCTGATCCATTCATTGACGCCGTACCGATAGATTTTGGGTTGTGCCTTCGCCAGCGCCTCCGGTCGGGGTGGGCTCATCATTCAAACCGCAGCAATCCTTACGCTTCTTGCCTGCTGTTGGGAACCCCGCTCGTCGAGCCCGGGGCTCCGTTATCTCCCATCCGTTTTATCTGTGCCGATGCGGCTGAATTCCTCGAAAGCTGTCCGAGTTCGCAATTCGACGCATTTACTTTGTCGAATATTGGAGATGGAGCTGACCCCTCTTATCTAGAAAGACTGCATTTGGCAATAACTCATGCCGCGGCTCCGGACGCGATTGTAGTTAGTCGCTCGTTCTCTGAGCCCAAAGCGAACACCATATGCAACCGCGCAGATGAGGACCGGTCACTACTGTGGGGTGTCGTCGAAGTAAAAAACATTTGA
- a CDS encoding DUF2071 domain-containing protein: MLHLLKRHPIPISAFFRHSLVLTYAFSPEVLEPLLPAALVLDTWRGFAFLAIALVQTENLRPSFLPAAVGRNFFLSGYRIFTRLASGAQSKRGLMILRSDTDRAWMVRCGNRLTHYNYHLCEANLEERRDELHWTIHTSHAEADLELRVCLESKQASLPANSPFRTYSEARRFAGPLPYTFDYEEETNSIIGICASRQDWNPEPVSVDVRRNTFLEQQPFREAQPILANVFHVQNVPYQWQRGRRLS, translated from the coding sequence ATGCTCCACCTGTTGAAACGTCATCCAATTCCGATTTCGGCGTTCTTTCGTCACTCTTTGGTGTTGACTTACGCGTTCTCACCGGAGGTTCTCGAACCATTGCTCCCCGCAGCGCTGGTGCTTGATACGTGGCGGGGCTTCGCCTTTCTCGCCATTGCCCTGGTGCAAACAGAGAATCTGCGTCCCAGTTTTCTTCCTGCCGCGGTGGGACGCAACTTCTTCCTCAGTGGATACCGCATCTTTACGCGTCTTGCCTCGGGCGCTCAGTCGAAGCGGGGCCTTATGATCCTGCGCAGTGACACCGACCGTGCGTGGATGGTCCGCTGCGGCAATCGGCTGACACACTACAACTATCACCTGTGCGAAGCGAACCTGGAAGAGAGGCGCGACGAGCTTCATTGGACAATTCACACGTCCCACGCCGAGGCCGACCTCGAGTTGCGGGTGTGCCTTGAATCCAAGCAAGCCTCACTGCCAGCCAATTCTCCATTCCGAACATATTCCGAAGCGCGTCGCTTCGCTGGTCCCCTGCCCTATACCTTCGATTACGAGGAAGAAACAAACTCGATCATCGGTATCTGTGCATCGCGACAAGACTGGAATCCGGAACCGGTCTCGGTGGACGTGCGTCGCAATACTTTTCTTGAACAGCAGCCGTTCCGCGAAGCCCAGCCGATCCTTGCGAATGTATTTCATGTCCAGAATGTTCCCTATCAATGGCAGCGCGGCAGGAGGCTCTCATGA
- a CDS encoding class I SAM-dependent methyltransferase has protein sequence MKSVRARTSYQGVIQIVQFNLRSFIIAILGIGTVLVGSSFLSGPVRFMVMACAFPPLFWLAASLITSHYVYDRSELYKFNWIDDFLPVAPLKWINVHSGFDETSELLAAKFPHAESEAVDIYDAEVMTEPSIAIARQLKPSSSKATAARYNALPIETSSVDAAFLIFSAHELRHHHERVVLFTEIARILTPGGNIILVEHSRDLWNFLAFGPGVFHFFSEQTWRLAALGAALFLHTERSITPFVHVYNLRRTE, from the coding sequence ATGAAGAGCGTCCGCGCACGAACCTCCTACCAAGGAGTCATTCAGATTGTGCAGTTCAATCTGCGATCCTTCATTATCGCCATCCTTGGGATCGGTACAGTACTGGTCGGATCTTCATTTCTTTCCGGGCCCGTGCGATTCATGGTGATGGCTTGCGCTTTCCCGCCACTCTTCTGGCTGGCAGCGTCACTGATCACTTCGCACTACGTATACGACCGCTCCGAGTTGTACAAATTCAACTGGATTGACGATTTTCTCCCTGTCGCTCCGCTTAAATGGATCAACGTCCATAGCGGCTTTGATGAAACAAGCGAATTGCTGGCAGCGAAATTCCCCCACGCGGAATCCGAGGCAGTCGATATCTACGATGCAGAGGTCATGACGGAACCCTCAATTGCGATTGCGCGCCAACTGAAGCCCAGCTCAAGCAAAGCGACAGCTGCACGTTACAATGCACTTCCTATCGAGACGAGCTCTGTCGACGCCGCTTTTTTGATTTTCTCTGCTCACGAGTTGCGTCACCACCATGAACGCGTTGTTCTCTTTACAGAAATTGCTCGAATCTTGACTCCCGGCGGAAATATCATCCTGGTGGAGCACTCGCGCGACCTCTGGAACTTTCTTGCCTTTGGTCCCGGTGTCTTTCATTTCTTCTCGGAGCAGACATGGCGACTCGCGGCCCTCGGTGCCGCACTGTTCTTACATACGGAACGCTCTATCACGCCCTTCGTACATGTCTACAACCTAAGGAGAACCGAATGA